In Mytilus edulis chromosome 7, xbMytEdul2.2, whole genome shotgun sequence, a single genomic region encodes these proteins:
- the LOC139529941 gene encoding serine/threonine-protein phosphatase 6 regulatory ankyrin repeat subunit B-like produces MASSNPFTDFFTKYTTDYTAASKSDLHKAAVDGDVECVVKLLNGGDVQIDLEDDRGNTPLYMAVQNNHFQVVKTLIQYGACVNPKCVPLNIVRNFEIAKLLVDSGSSVTAVDELGNNPLHKATEFGNDRIAELFLNNGADINQTNHNGQNALHLACKNSSDENRFQTVQMLIRYGIDVSTLDNLKRSPLHHACQNAKTNNIIGLLVAKNAVLKKHDFQGMCPIHYLLDHYHLYDPEDETLFLAGIDKLLQGEDCANVTDAAGKTPLHYSAEKTNDRIVSFLVSRGSNANISDGFGRTPLHFVNSGKTCSVLTSRGCKPDITDFWGQAAVNLATERMDIEIVEEMINNGTNFDEGDVKGRTILHIAASNGSDDIVMLLLKIGINANMTDNYSNTPLHLATWNDNASTVDLLLENRGDPYFKDENGNTAFDLSLYRSSKDTIDILLKYTNRTSNKESQCKFTNYADSLMHLDDFEKLITCNGMIKTSEPELNNFVGKLFENEMPYSRNCESEVKDIQLAVEAMASVLADMVSKHDPIFKCTLLHIGSVSEGTKVRYPDEFDFTFCLDVISAASNPQYKEEETMTQIAVALPYSTGNNTISEAFIGIEPEEEVTSIAGYAYLRSSNKIISSLLSEWASEDDLLSGYQMNYLFSKLLTKVMFASDFPKDERLIIKEVTAQPEVLL; encoded by the coding sequence ATGGCGAGTTCAAATCCATTTACAGACTTTTTCACGAAATATACGACAGACTATACTGCTGCATCAAAAAGTGACCTTCATAAGGCAGCTGTTGACGGGGATGTAGAATGTGTTGTGAAATTATTGAATGGAGGTGATGTACAAATCGACTTGGAAGATGACAGAGGAAATACCCCGCTTTACATGGCGGTACAAAATAATCATTTCCAAGTGGTGAAAACCTTGATACAATACGGTGCATGTGTAAATCCAAAATGTGTTCCTTTAAACATAGTACGTAATTTTGAAATAGCAAAATTACTAGTTGATTCTGGGTCATCTGTGACTGCAGTCGATGAATTAGGGAACAACCCTTTACACAAGGCAACGGAATTTGGCAATGATAGAATCGCTGAATTATTCCTAAATAATGGGGCGGATATCAACCAAACAAATCATAATGGACAAAACGCACTACACCTTGCATGTAAAAATTCGTCTGACGAAAACAGGTTTCAGACAGTTCAAATGCTAATTCGATATGGAATAGATGTAAGTACATTGGATAATTTAAAAAGAAGTCCTCTTCATCATGCATGTCAGAATGCAAAAACTAACAACATTATAGGTTTACTCGTAGCTAAAAATGCAGTTCttaaaaaacatgattttcaaggAATGTGTCCTATTCATTACCTTTTGGACCATTATCATTTGTATGATCCAGAAGATGAAACGTTATTTTTAGCTGGAATCGACAAACTTTTGCAGGGGGAAGATTGTGCAAACGTGACTGATGCGGCAGGTAAAACACCACTTCATTATTCTGCCGAGAAAACTAACGATAGAATTGTATCTTTCCTCGTAAGCCGAGGAAGCAACGCAAATATTTCTGACGGATTCGGAAGAACACCATTACATTTCGTAAATTCTGGTAAAACTTGCTCCGTTTTAACTTCTCGCGGATGTAAGCCTGATATAACAGACTTTTGGGGACAAGCTGCCGTTAATTTAGCCACAGAGAGAATGGACATTGAAATTGTTGAAGAAATGATtaataacggtaccaattttgatGAAGGCGATGTTAAAGGACGTACAATACTTCACATTGCGGCATCAAATGGTTCAGACGATATTGTGATGTTGCTTCTTAAAATAGGAATAAATGCAAATATGACTGATAATTATTCCAATACACCATTACATCTTGCAACCTGGAATGACAACGCAAGTACTGTGGATCTTTTACTGGAAAACAGGGGCGACCCCTACTTTAAGGACGAAAATGGAAACACTGCGTTTGATCTATCTTTATACAGGTCATCAAAGGATACTATCGATATATTGTTAAAGTATACAAATAGAACCAGTAACAAGGAATCCCAATGCAAATTTACGAACTATGCAGATTCTCTGATGCATTTAGATGATTTTGAAAAGCTAATAACTTGCAATGGTATGATTAAAACAAGTGAACCAGAACTGAATAATTTCGTTGGTAAATTATTCGAAAATGAAATGCCTTACTCAAGAAATTGTGAATCAGAAGTTAAAGATATACAACTTGCAGTTGAGGCAATGGCATCAGTTCTAGCAGATATGGTAAGCAAACATGATCCTATATTTAAATGTACGCTTCTACATATCGGAAGTGTATCAGAAGGAACTAAAGTACGATATCCTGATGAATTCGATTTTACATTTTGTCTCGATGTAATTAGCGCGGCATCTAACCCTCAATACAAAGAAGAAGAAACAATGACTCAAATAGCAGTAGCCCTTCCATATAGTACTGGAAACAACACTATCTCTGAAGCTTTTATTGGGATTGAACCGGAAGAAGAGGTTACGTCCATAGCTGGATATGCATATTTGCGTTCTTCAAACAAAATCATTTCCAGTTTACTGTCGGAATGGGCTAGTGAAGATGATTTATTATCCGGCTatcaaatgaattatttatttagtAAGCTGCTTACAAAAGTCATGTTTGCAAGTGATTTTCCGAAGGACGAACGTTTAATCATTAAGGAAGTAACTGCCCAACCAGAAGTTTTATTGTAA